In Maridesulfovibrio sp., the following proteins share a genomic window:
- the metC gene encoding cystathionine beta-lyase, whose protein sequence is MQDISTRLVNAGKVEAREFINTINPPLHRASTVLFDSYADQQKCNAGEYEGIAYGLCGMAAQNAFEAAMVELEGAHGCKAFQSGIAAIAMVLMAYTKQGDHILICDNVYGPTRYFSDKFLSKYGVEAEYLPSDAGAGVADYIRENTTLLFMESPGSNTLEIQDIPAIAKVCRENGVVSVIDNTWATPLYLNPFELGVDVSIHSVTKYITGHSDILLGSVSTNEKYWGTFESCYNVFEAYAPQEDCYQALRGLRSLPFRLKRHEVSALEIANWLESHDMVESVLHPALESHPQHDLWKRDFTGSSGLFSFTLKEEYEDIDHGPFVDGLELFGIGYSWGGFKSLITGGKFKRTNHYGYEGKTIFRLSIGLEDVEDLKADLGQGLEKLRK, encoded by the coding sequence ATGCAGGATATTTCCACCAGATTAGTTAATGCGGGTAAAGTTGAAGCCAGAGAATTTATAAATACTATTAATCCTCCTCTGCACCGGGCATCCACAGTACTTTTCGATTCATATGCTGATCAGCAGAAATGCAATGCCGGAGAATATGAAGGAATTGCTTACGGGCTTTGCGGTATGGCAGCCCAGAATGCCTTTGAGGCAGCGATGGTTGAACTGGAAGGGGCGCACGGTTGTAAAGCCTTTCAGTCCGGAATTGCAGCTATAGCCATGGTGCTCATGGCCTATACCAAACAGGGCGACCACATTTTGATCTGCGACAACGTTTATGGTCCGACCCGTTATTTCAGCGATAAATTTCTTTCCAAGTACGGAGTTGAGGCTGAATATCTGCCTTCAGACGCCGGAGCAGGCGTCGCTGATTATATCCGCGAAAATACAACACTGCTGTTCATGGAGTCCCCCGGATCAAATACTCTTGAGATTCAGGATATCCCGGCTATTGCAAAGGTCTGCCGCGAGAATGGTGTCGTCTCGGTCATTGATAATACATGGGCTACTCCTCTTTATCTCAATCCCTTTGAACTGGGGGTTGATGTCTCCATCCACTCGGTGACAAAGTATATTACCGGGCATTCAGACATCCTGCTGGGATCTGTTTCAACCAATGAAAAATATTGGGGAACTTTTGAAAGCTGCTACAATGTGTTTGAGGCATACGCGCCGCAGGAAGATTGTTATCAGGCTTTGCGCGGATTGCGTTCCCTCCCATTCCGCCTGAAGCGTCATGAAGTGTCCGCACTTGAAATTGCTAACTGGCTGGAAAGTCATGATATGGTCGAGTCGGTTCTTCATCCTGCACTTGAAAGCCATCCGCAGCACGATCTTTGGAAAAGGGATTTCACAGGCTCCAGCGGCCTGTTCTCTTTTACCCTGAAAGAAGAATATGAGGATATTGACCATGGTCCGTTTGTTGACGGCCTTGAACTTTTCGGTATTGGGTACAGCTGGGGCGGATTCAAGAGTCTGATCACCGGTGGCAAGTTCAAGCGCACCAACCATTACGGCTATGAAGGTAAGACTATTTTTCGGTTGAGCATAGGGCTGGAGGATGTGGAAGACTTAAAGGCTGATCTTGGGCAAGGATTGGAGAAGCTTAGAAAATAA
- a CDS encoding adenosylcobalamin-dependent ribonucleoside-diphosphate reductase → MTEQSVITRESAKMALEEHHRFQETVSSKKYQIRDPKGRLQEHSFNDVKNRLCREFLKHSRFENNENEQVCEMLQSGRFIPAGSILSGLGNDYAKCSLSNCYLAKIESDSLEGIFEAQKKLARTYSYRGGSGIDITILRPSGDPVNNAAVTSSGAVSFMPLFSELTNTIGQNGRRGALMISLDIRHPETQRFIWCKSKPEEIFGVDSLTGKVQDVFGANISLKVTDEFMQAVEEDKDWTFIFPDRFKISGKICDESTLQLLPEVYEALNPQTGDRIEAEIIYKVVGTDSAKYQIKVQPDLPANNAGTALPEENLTFILSRRRNETSDIFDPVKSVYNQLWDGDYSRWQELNLPLKEYATINARALLEEISESAWKSGDPGILYQDTTQRNTPGTYIDPLRLKPMSTNPCGEQALGYWSNCLLGAMVLYRYVVNPFTKEARFDTDLFHDDLTRTMNFMDTMSDLNMNKHPLQKHRDADKYGKRIGIEFTGLGDMLAMLGMRYGSEESVNFIKEIMRDKAITEISVSADIAERFGEVEALQAPEARKRFLECPYITNLDLPKKLQKKIMKTGLRHTAFNTVGPSGSISIMSDNCTSGIEPVFMFSYARETRLEAGKVFEFIHMPPLKWMLETNQEHLFGKYTAQQLKEKLNYVQADELDYMDRIRMQSAIQQYTDSSISSTINLAEDTPKETIFQIYLESWKNGLKGVTVFRNGCKKGVLSKKEESKESDPTMKGQNPTMVERELGDIERAERHRVMWKGSKMYIIVSLDDSGNPIEIFVKLPKEAGVTGDGFYNEQVFQEKYSLWETITRLTSMLLRVGMPIDRILTQLDRSSYNIIDAAAIISRILRQYISLDMDDQTIVSKGLGDPCPECSKKAYVPEGGCKICKACGYTTCG, encoded by the coding sequence ATGACTGAACAATCTGTTATCACCCGCGAATCAGCCAAAATGGCTCTGGAAGAGCACCATCGCTTTCAGGAAACTGTCAGTTCTAAAAAATACCAGATCCGTGACCCCAAAGGTCGCCTTCAGGAACACTCATTTAACGACGTTAAAAACAGACTCTGCCGCGAGTTCCTGAAACACTCCAGATTTGAAAATAACGAAAATGAGCAGGTCTGCGAAATGCTCCAGTCCGGCCGCTTCATCCCGGCAGGCTCCATTCTCTCCGGGCTTGGGAACGACTATGCAAAGTGCTCGCTCAGTAACTGCTATCTTGCAAAAATTGAATCAGACTCTCTTGAAGGCATATTTGAAGCACAGAAAAAACTGGCCCGCACATACTCCTACCGCGGCGGAAGCGGTATCGACATCACAATCCTGCGTCCTTCCGGCGACCCGGTTAACAACGCTGCCGTGACATCATCCGGAGCGGTTAGCTTCATGCCCCTTTTCAGCGAACTGACCAACACCATAGGCCAGAACGGACGCCGCGGCGCGCTGATGATATCCCTCGATATAAGACACCCCGAAACACAGCGATTCATCTGGTGCAAAAGCAAACCTGAAGAAATTTTCGGAGTGGATTCCCTGACCGGAAAAGTTCAGGACGTATTCGGCGCCAATATCAGCCTCAAAGTAACCGACGAATTCATGCAGGCAGTGGAAGAAGATAAAGATTGGACCTTTATTTTCCCCGACAGGTTCAAAATCAGCGGCAAAATCTGCGATGAATCCACCCTGCAACTGCTGCCGGAAGTGTACGAAGCATTGAATCCACAAACCGGTGACCGCATTGAAGCAGAAATAATTTACAAAGTAGTCGGTACTGATTCTGCTAAATACCAGATCAAAGTCCAGCCGGACCTTCCTGCCAACAATGCAGGCACCGCGCTTCCCGAGGAAAACCTCACCTTCATACTCTCCAGACGGCGCAATGAGACTTCCGACATATTTGATCCGGTAAAATCAGTATACAACCAGTTATGGGACGGAGATTACAGCCGTTGGCAGGAATTAAACCTTCCTCTCAAAGAATACGCGACGATAAACGCACGGGCACTGCTGGAGGAAATCAGTGAATCCGCATGGAAGTCCGGTGATCCGGGTATCCTTTACCAGGACACCACCCAGCGCAACACACCCGGCACGTACATTGACCCCCTGCGCCTAAAACCCATGTCCACCAACCCCTGCGGGGAACAGGCTCTTGGCTACTGGAGCAACTGCCTACTTGGTGCAATGGTCTTGTATCGTTACGTGGTCAACCCGTTTACCAAGGAAGCACGTTTCGATACCGACCTCTTTCATGACGATCTGACCCGGACCATGAATTTCATGGATACCATGTCGGACCTCAACATGAACAAGCATCCCTTGCAGAAGCACCGGGATGCTGACAAATACGGCAAAAGAATCGGCATCGAATTTACCGGCCTCGGTGACATGCTGGCCATGCTCGGCATGCGCTACGGCAGTGAGGAGTCAGTTAATTTCATAAAAGAAATTATGCGCGACAAAGCTATTACTGAAATTTCCGTAAGTGCCGACATTGCTGAGCGCTTCGGGGAAGTCGAAGCTCTGCAGGCCCCGGAAGCGCGTAAACGCTTTCTGGAATGCCCGTACATTACGAATCTCGACCTGCCCAAGAAGCTGCAAAAGAAAATCATGAAGACCGGTCTGCGCCACACTGCATTCAATACAGTGGGACCTTCCGGCTCTATTTCCATAATGTCAGATAACTGCACCTCCGGCATCGAACCTGTGTTCATGTTCAGCTATGCCCGTGAAACAAGGCTTGAAGCCGGCAAGGTCTTTGAGTTCATTCACATGCCGCCGCTGAAATGGATGCTTGAGACCAATCAGGAACACCTGTTCGGAAAATACACCGCTCAGCAGCTGAAAGAAAAACTGAACTACGTTCAGGCTGACGAACTGGATTACATGGACCGCATCAGAATGCAGTCAGCAATCCAGCAGTACACAGACAGCTCCATTTCCTCGACAATCAATCTTGCCGAGGACACCCCCAAAGAAACCATTTTCCAGATTTATCTTGAATCTTGGAAAAACGGACTTAAAGGCGTTACCGTATTCCGCAACGGCTGCAAAAAAGGAGTCCTGAGTAAAAAAGAAGAATCCAAAGAATCTGATCCGACCATGAAAGGTCAGAACCCGACCATGGTCGAGCGGGAACTAGGTGACATTGAACGCGCAGAGCGGCACCGGGTCATGTGGAAGGGGTCCAAGATGTATATCATAGTTTCCCTTGACGATTCCGGTAACCCCATTGAAATATTCGTCAAGCTTCCTAAAGAAGCAGGCGTAACCGGTGATGGATTCTACAACGAGCAGGTCTTTCAGGAAAAATACTCCCTCTGGGAAACAATAACCAGATTGACCAGTATGCTGCTGCGTGTCGGCATGCCTATTGACCGCATCCTGACCCAGCTTGACCGCTCAAGCTATAATATCATAGATGCCGCCGCTATAATCTCACGCATTCTGCGCCAGTATATATCGCTGGATATGGACGACCAGACCATTGTCTCCAAAGGTCTCGGAGACCCCTGCCCCGAGTGCAGTAAAAAGGCCTATGTACCGGAAGGTGGTTGCAAGATATGCAAAGCCTGCGGGTACACAACCTGTGGATAA
- a CDS encoding pilus assembly protein PilZ, whose translation MNKVDDRRKSTRIDLKSMNCFFRQCDIAASTSEKDLDITILDISQDGMKFMINSGSDAKQLRQADEIFIRGCIFNDNIGFLSSQKAVTVWKENTLFGAKFTPALEVDSATLSKMIS comes from the coding sequence ATGAATAAAGTAGATGATCGTCGAAAAAGCACACGAATAGACCTTAAATCCATGAATTGCTTCTTCCGGCAATGTGATATTGCTGCCTCTACATCCGAAAAGGATCTGGATATCACTATACTGGACATTTCTCAGGACGGAATGAAGTTTATGATCAACTCCGGCAGCGATGCGAAACAGCTCAGACAGGCCGATGAAATTTTTATCCGGGGCTGCATTTTCAATGACAATATAGGATTCCTGAGCAGCCAGAAAGCTGTTACTGTCTGGAAGGAAAACACCCTTTTCGGAGCAAAATTCACCCCTGCTCTTGAAGTTGATTCAGCAACTCTTTCTAAGATGATAAGCTGA
- a CDS encoding DUF4136 domain-containing protein encodes MRKLLVVFALLGMLLPGCVYVNMDIENKPVQGTDFSKLKTFSFKQKSESKKDLEAILLNTAKIELEEKGFRYDPAAPDFLVVVNFGSKAFLERGNTYKREAYEYDYISKSYSEIGVVKAADASRVNNTVRIYMMTPENEGLKTFLWRGKAASDDQEGLEVVGRCLVKGALLKFPAADGNFREKLNVRDCE; translated from the coding sequence GTGAGGAAATTATTAGTTGTTTTTGCTCTGCTGGGAATGTTGCTTCCCGGTTGTGTGTACGTAAATATGGATATCGAGAACAAGCCTGTGCAGGGTACTGATTTCAGCAAGCTGAAAACCTTCTCTTTTAAGCAAAAGAGTGAGTCTAAAAAAGACCTTGAGGCCATTTTACTTAATACTGCAAAAATTGAGCTTGAAGAGAAGGGCTTCCGTTATGACCCCGCAGCTCCTGATTTCCTTGTGGTGGTTAATTTTGGCTCCAAAGCATTTCTGGAAAGAGGCAACACCTACAAAAGAGAAGCTTACGAATATGATTACATAAGTAAATCATACTCTGAGATAGGTGTGGTTAAGGCTGCTGATGCTTCACGGGTGAATAATACTGTTCGGATATACATGATGACTCCGGAGAATGAAGGTCTAAAGACTTTTCTTTGGCGCGGGAAGGCTGCAAGTGATGATCAGGAAGGCCTCGAAGTTGTAGGGCGTTGTCTGGTCAAAGGAGCGTTGCTGAAATTCCCTGCTGCTGACGGAAATTTTCGTGAAAAGTTAAACGTCCGAGACTGTGAATAG
- a CDS encoding glycosyltransferase encodes MNAKENKTIAWVGNIFFRNGMDKLGYEIVYIPISGQQVLTWHDILEKTGTEPFAVLYADRSIAPPLARVEDFPCLTIFHCIDTHIHSWYPLYAQGFDICLVSLKDHLERFAPRLPESRLIWFPPVAMDHDQPVEMEKEWDLLFVGTVDAELTPERKIFLDKVAEQIPGLHVTKGRFRELFPKAKVVLNIAERGDLNFRVFEALACGSCLLTPKIGNGLFDIFEDGVHLVSYEPNNAEDLIEKFNMLLADDKLRERIARQGNELIERKHRIINRAETLHNIINEMDVETAIKNRISAAPQLRRNFLKSLYLHWAEEIDDSKMQRIYLQAAKD; translated from the coding sequence GTGAATGCAAAAGAAAATAAAACTATCGCTTGGGTCGGTAATATATTCTTCCGTAACGGGATGGATAAACTGGGCTATGAAATAGTCTACATCCCCATTTCGGGACAGCAGGTATTAACCTGGCACGATATTCTGGAAAAAACAGGGACAGAACCTTTTGCGGTTCTGTATGCAGACAGATCAATAGCTCCGCCCCTCGCAAGAGTGGAAGACTTCCCCTGCCTGACGATCTTTCACTGCATAGATACCCACATCCACAGTTGGTATCCGCTCTATGCCCAAGGATTCGACATCTGTCTGGTCAGTCTGAAAGACCATCTTGAACGCTTTGCCCCGCGTCTGCCGGAATCGCGTTTAATCTGGTTCCCTCCTGTTGCGATGGATCACGACCAGCCGGTAGAAATGGAAAAAGAATGGGATCTGCTTTTCGTCGGCACTGTTGATGCCGAACTGACACCGGAAAGAAAGATCTTCCTCGATAAGGTGGCCGAACAAATTCCGGGACTGCACGTCACCAAGGGACGTTTCAGGGAACTTTTTCCCAAAGCAAAGGTTGTACTCAACATCGCCGAACGCGGAGACTTGAATTTCAGGGTCTTCGAAGCCCTTGCCTGCGGCTCCTGCCTGCTGACTCCCAAAATCGGAAACGGACTTTTCGATATATTTGAAGATGGAGTCCATCTAGTGAGCTACGAACCGAACAATGCAGAGGATCTGATTGAAAAGTTCAACATGCTTTTAGCTGATGATAAATTGCGGGAACGCATCGCCCGTCAAGGGAATGAACTCATTGAGAGAAAGCACCGTATCATCAACCGGGCAGAAACGCTGCACAATATTATAAATGAAATGGATGTCGAGACAGCCATAAAAAACCGTATCTCGGCAGCTCCACAATTGCGGCGAAATTTTCTAAAATCGCTCTACCTGCACTGGGCCGAAGAAATAGATGATTCAAAAATGCAAAGAATTTATCTACAGGCTGCGAAAGATTAG
- a CDS encoding L-serine ammonia-lyase, with amino-acid sequence MTAITTSVFELFKIGPGPSSSHTIGPMTAGYRFYNAVDDLNLDVQPDNIEIRLYGSLSATGKGHGTDRAVVAGLLGFSPDNVECEFLEALAEGSSHQFESGGISIPLSVKDVVFAEVENDFPYANTLLLRLRKGTEVLFEQEYYSIGGGFIKLKGQQEEIPRVLPYRYSNMDELKAILTDEGLRMHQAVLVNETAITGVSEEEVYEKLDAILDAMKLSVENGLSAEGILPGPLGLHRKAKRLYENSAQTNAADKFLLRLNAYGFAASEENAAGHIVVTAPTSGSAGVIPAAIYALEEDLGISREKVREGMLVAAALGFIAKHNASIAGAEVGCQGEVGVASAMAAGLVAYANGLRFWRVENAAESALEHHLGLTCDPVGGYVQIPCIERNAMGVVRAYNAYLIASVENEIFHKVSFDEVVQAMAETGKDMNSKYRETSLGGLAVSVPNC; translated from the coding sequence ATGACTGCCATCACCACTTCCGTTTTCGAATTATTCAAAATCGGACCCGGGCCTTCAAGTTCTCATACTATCGGTCCCATGACGGCCGGGTATCGTTTTTATAATGCTGTGGACGATCTAAATCTTGATGTTCAGCCGGATAATATAGAAATAAGACTTTACGGCAGTCTCAGTGCCACAGGGAAGGGGCATGGAACTGACCGTGCTGTAGTAGCCGGGTTGTTAGGTTTCAGTCCGGATAATGTTGAGTGTGAATTTCTGGAAGCACTGGCCGAGGGTTCCAGCCATCAATTTGAAAGTGGTGGAATTTCGATTCCCCTGAGTGTGAAAGATGTTGTCTTTGCCGAAGTGGAAAATGATTTCCCATATGCAAATACGCTTTTGCTAAGGCTTAGAAAAGGTACGGAGGTTCTTTTTGAACAGGAATACTATTCTATTGGTGGCGGGTTTATTAAATTGAAGGGGCAGCAGGAAGAAATTCCCCGAGTGCTTCCTTACCGATATTCCAATATGGATGAACTCAAAGCGATCCTTACTGATGAAGGATTGCGCATGCATCAGGCAGTGCTTGTCAATGAAACAGCAATCACCGGAGTTTCAGAAGAAGAAGTCTATGAAAAGCTCGATGCAATTCTTGATGCCATGAAGCTGTCCGTTGAGAATGGTCTCAGTGCGGAAGGAATTCTGCCGGGTCCTCTGGGGTTGCACCGCAAGGCCAAACGGCTTTATGAAAACAGTGCGCAGACCAACGCTGCAGATAAATTTTTACTCCGGCTCAATGCCTACGGTTTTGCGGCTTCCGAGGAAAATGCTGCCGGGCATATCGTAGTCACCGCGCCCACTTCCGGTTCAGCCGGTGTTATCCCTGCGGCGATCTATGCTCTTGAAGAAGATCTGGGTATCAGTCGCGAGAAAGTGCGTGAGGGAATGCTTGTGGCTGCTGCCCTGGGTTTTATAGCCAAGCACAACGCCAGCATTGCCGGAGCAGAAGTCGGTTGTCAGGGTGAAGTCGGTGTCGCTTCGGCTATGGCGGCGGGGCTTGTTGCTTATGCCAACGGTCTCCGCTTCTGGCGAGTGGAAAATGCTGCGGAATCGGCGCTTGAACACCATCTGGGCTTAACCTGCGATCCCGTGGGCGGATATGTGCAGATTCCGTGTATTGAACGTAATGCCATGGGGGTTGTCCGGGCATACAATGCCTATCTTATTGCTTCGGTTGAGAATGAAATATTCCATAAGGTCAGTTTTGATGAAGTGGTGCAGGCCATGGCTGAAACAGGAAAAGACATGAATTCCAAGTACAGGGAAACATCACTTGGTGGTTTGGCTGTTTCGGTACCGAATTGTTGA
- a CDS encoding methylenetetrahydrofolate reductase — protein sequence MQVAKNINDAGQFFSFEFFPPKDKSTWPKFMERAERLAALNPLFASVTYGAGGSSHENSLEICSLLKQEMGVDILAHLTCVGASETSIDGFVESLVQAGVSDILALGGDGVGNAGDVKKSRFFHASDLVEYVDSKFSEVGIGVAGYPGGHPDSPSLVRDLEFHHTKLSKGADFTMTQLFFDNRVYFDYVERLADFGIERPVIPGVLPIQSLSSLRRIMSLCGAAIPGDLYCGVEKAFDRGGDEAVMAFGFDFARKQIADLLDKGAPGVHIYSLNRAAMCERLITDLKGEGYFC from the coding sequence ATGCAGGTGGCAAAGAATATCAATGACGCAGGACAGTTTTTTTCTTTTGAATTTTTTCCTCCCAAGGACAAATCCACTTGGCCCAAGTTCATGGAAAGGGCTGAAAGACTGGCCGCTCTAAATCCCCTTTTCGCTTCTGTCACATACGGTGCGGGCGGCAGCAGCCATGAAAATTCCCTTGAAATATGTTCCCTGCTGAAACAGGAAATGGGGGTAGATATTTTAGCCCACCTGACTTGCGTCGGAGCCAGCGAGACTTCTATTGACGGGTTTGTGGAGAGTCTGGTTCAGGCCGGAGTTTCGGATATTCTGGCCCTTGGCGGCGATGGTGTCGGCAATGCCGGAGATGTTAAAAAAAGTCGTTTTTTCCATGCTTCCGATCTGGTCGAATACGTGGACAGTAAATTTTCTGAAGTCGGCATAGGGGTGGCCGGATATCCCGGCGGCCATCCGGATTCCCCTTCACTGGTCCGTGATCTTGAGTTCCACCATACCAAGCTTTCCAAAGGGGCGGACTTTACCATGACTCAGCTTTTCTTTGATAACAGGGTCTATTTTGATTATGTTGAGCGTTTGGCTGATTTCGGTATTGAGCGTCCGGTGATTCCCGGCGTATTGCCTATCCAGTCCCTAAGTTCCCTGCGCAGGATCATGTCTCTCTGCGGTGCGGCTATCCCCGGAGACCTTTACTGCGGTGTGGAAAAGGCGTTTGATAGAGGCGGCGATGAAGCTGTCATGGCTTTTGGTTTTGATTTTGCCCGCAAGCAGATTGCCGACCTTCTGGATAAGGGAGCTCCCGGCGTACATATCTACAGCCTTAACCGGGCAGCCATGTGTGAAAGGCTGATTACCGATTTGAAGGGCGAAGGGTATTTCTGTTAG